In Mytilus trossulus isolate FHL-02 chromosome 14, PNRI_Mtr1.1.1.hap1, whole genome shotgun sequence, a genomic segment contains:
- the LOC134698028 gene encoding E3 ubiquitin-protein ligase TRIM36-like → MAQAAASTCEICIGGPGEHYCLQCNQLFCESCKLSHLRANICKNHTFLSGPKKSDALFCAAHEERCSSYCHDCDTPVCIVCSDEKHLHHLMKGLAESIQELKSELFEKIESKVATANFNLGKIEKDTKAYHDKVIAVIKTITEEGKYWKQLIDKKVEALIKLVQEKEQKETQNMTAYSEVYKGVAENCQRWQNTIKKMCTTADILFLNKLNQLKNDVDQIVVKQIPDAPDMSYRNKKTSDAEIDNLFGELQFP, encoded by the coding sequence ATGGCCCAAGCTGCTGCATCAACATGTGAAATATGTATTGGAGGACCAGGTGAACACTATTGCCTCCAGTGCAATCAGTTATTTTGTGAAAGTTGCAAATTATCGCATTTACGcgcaaatatttgtaaaaaccaCACTTTTTTAAGCGGACCTAAAAAGTCAGATGCACTTTTTTGTGCAGCACACGAAGAAAGATGTTCATCCTACTGCCATGATTGTGACACTCCTGTGTGTATAGTGTGCTCTGATGAGAAACACCTTCACCATTTGATGAAAGGTCTGGCTGAATCAATACAGGAACTTAAATCTGAACTGTTTGAGAAAATTGAATCAAAAGTAGCAACTGCCAACTTTAACCTGGGCAAAATTGAGAAAGATACAAAAGCGTATCATGATAAGGTCATCGCAGTCATCAAAACCATTACGGAAGAAGGTAAATACTGGAAGCAATTGATTGATAAGAAAGTAGAAGCTTTGATCAAGTTAGTTCAGGAAAAGGAAcagaaagaaacacaaaatatgacTGCATATAGCGAAGTATATAAGGGAGTTGCAGAAAACTGTCAAAGATGGCAAAATACCATCAAGAAAATGTGCACAACAgcagacattttatttttgaacaagCTGAATCAACTTAAGAATGATGTTGATCAAATAGTAGTAAAGCAGATTCCCGATGCTCCTGATATGTCATACAGAAACAAAAAGACATCAGACGCAGAGATAGACAACCTTTTCGGGGAGTTACAATTTCcgtaa